A window of Haliscomenobacter hydrossis DSM 1100 contains these coding sequences:
- a CDS encoding ADP-ribosylglycohydrolase family protein: MLLEGAIGDAYGAGFEFVSRLIIRRRNKLEKYKRHPFYRTICGHYTDDTQMALALAELIVEGIEWTRLSVANKFVEVFKRDMRQGYAFRFFGLLQEVSSGQDLLDKIIPNSERNGSAMRAYPIGILDTETKVLEKAELQARITHDTEWGVWSAQAIALSAHFFLYKKGAKIQLTQYLEDWQKIKWPINWQGEVPMKGKETVEAVLSLVVQGDRMSKILMEAVNLGGDADTVASLALALSSVCLEIEKDLPDWMFDQLENGPYGRSFIEELDQKLLAQLPGVGAVLPSFVNRNL, translated from the coding sequence ATGCTTCTAGAGGGTGCCATTGGAGATGCATATGGAGCGGGGTTTGAATTTGTATCTCGTCTGATTATTCGACGACGGAACAAACTGGAGAAATACAAACGCCATCCTTTTTATCGAACCATTTGTGGTCATTATACCGATGATACCCAAATGGCTTTGGCCCTAGCCGAACTTATTGTTGAAGGGATTGAATGGACTCGTTTGAGTGTTGCCAATAAATTCGTGGAAGTGTTCAAACGGGACATGCGTCAGGGCTATGCCTTTCGTTTTTTTGGGTTGCTCCAGGAAGTGAGTTCCGGTCAGGATTTATTGGACAAAATTATTCCAAACAGTGAGCGCAACGGCTCTGCCATGCGCGCCTATCCCATTGGCATTCTGGACACCGAGACAAAAGTTTTGGAGAAAGCTGAACTCCAGGCACGCATCACCCACGATACCGAATGGGGCGTGTGGTCTGCACAAGCCATCGCACTGAGTGCCCACTTTTTTTTATACAAAAAAGGAGCGAAAATCCAGCTCACCCAATATTTGGAGGATTGGCAAAAAATAAAGTGGCCGATCAACTGGCAAGGTGAGGTGCCCATGAAAGGAAAAGAAACCGTAGAGGCTGTATTGAGCCTGGTAGTACAGGGGGATCGAATGAGCAAAATTCTGATGGAGGCGGTGAATTTGGGAGGTGATGCAGATACCGTAGCCTCCCTGGCTCTGGCCTTAAGCAGTGTTTGCCTGGAAATTGAAAAAGATTTGCCCGACTGGATGTTTGATCAGTTGGAAAATGGCCCTTATGGCCGCAGTTTTATCGAAGAACTTGATCAAAAACTTCTGGCGCAATTGCCGGGAGTAGGTGCAGTTCTACCTTCATTTGTCAATCGAAATTTGTAA
- a CDS encoding NAD+ synthase: MRIAIAQFNAHIGNFEGNLTKMLQMTEDAKQQGADIICFPELATCGYPARDFLEFDDFIHQADASIHTLAKAAQGIAIVVGSPTRNPQIEGKDLYNSVYFLAYGRVEFVQHKALLPTYDVFDEYRYFQPASEFKIVEYMGKRIALTVCEDIWNVGNENPLYTICPMDEMMPYQPELMINVSASPFSHDHAPERIHVVRANVERYNVPIFYVNHVGGQTELLFDGGSVVMSPNGNVHDEMPFFEECIRVYELDEVMAGQKQVEQTRNKIALMHDALLMGIRDYFGKLGLKKAILGLSGGIDSAVTVVLAARALGADNVRVLLMPSQYSSDHSVNDARKLAENLGVQYDLLAVEPMYQAYMETLKPHFWGFPFNITEENLQARIRGMLLMAFSNKFGHILLNTSNKSEMAVGYGTLYGDMCGGLSVLGDVYKTEVYELAHYINKDGEVIPENSITKPPSAELRPDQKDSDSLPDYDILDAVLYNYIERHQGPKELIEMGFDDALVRRVLRLVNINEFKRHQTAPVLRVSAKAFGMGRRMPIVGKYLS; the protein is encoded by the coding sequence ATGCGTATTGCTATCGCCCAATTCAACGCCCATATCGGCAACTTTGAAGGCAATTTGACCAAAATGCTCCAGATGACCGAAGACGCCAAACAACAAGGGGCGGACATCATCTGTTTTCCCGAATTGGCCACTTGTGGCTATCCGGCGCGAGATTTTTTAGAGTTTGACGACTTTATCCACCAGGCCGACGCCAGCATTCATACGCTGGCCAAAGCAGCTCAGGGTATCGCCATTGTGGTGGGTTCGCCCACCCGAAACCCACAGATTGAGGGAAAAGATTTGTACAACTCGGTGTACTTCCTGGCTTATGGCCGGGTGGAATTTGTGCAGCACAAAGCCTTGTTGCCTACTTACGATGTGTTTGATGAATACCGCTATTTCCAACCCGCATCGGAATTCAAGATCGTCGAATACATGGGCAAACGCATTGCCCTCACGGTTTGTGAAGACATTTGGAACGTAGGCAACGAAAATCCGCTTTACACCATTTGTCCTATGGACGAAATGATGCCCTACCAGCCGGAGTTGATGATCAACGTATCGGCTTCACCCTTTTCTCATGATCACGCACCGGAACGCATCCACGTCGTGCGGGCTAATGTAGAGCGTTACAATGTGCCGATTTTTTACGTCAATCACGTAGGCGGGCAAACCGAATTGCTGTTTGACGGAGGCTCGGTAGTGATGTCGCCCAATGGCAATGTACACGATGAGATGCCCTTTTTTGAAGAATGCATCCGGGTATACGAGCTGGACGAAGTGATGGCTGGTCAAAAACAAGTAGAACAGACGCGCAACAAAATAGCTTTGATGCACGACGCCTTGCTGATGGGCATCCGCGATTATTTTGGAAAATTGGGACTCAAAAAAGCCATCTTGGGGCTTTCCGGAGGAATTGACTCCGCCGTTACGGTGGTGTTGGCCGCCCGTGCCCTTGGCGCTGATAACGTGCGGGTGCTCCTGATGCCTTCGCAATACTCTTCCGATCACTCCGTCAATGATGCCCGAAAACTGGCGGAAAACCTGGGTGTACAGTACGATTTATTGGCTGTGGAACCCATGTATCAAGCTTACATGGAAACCCTCAAGCCGCACTTTTGGGGCTTCCCATTCAACATCACCGAAGAAAACTTGCAAGCACGGATCCGGGGTATGTTGCTAATGGCTTTTTCCAACAAGTTTGGACACATCCTGCTCAATACCAGCAATAAAAGTGAAATGGCGGTGGGTTACGGCACCCTTTATGGCGACATGTGTGGCGGGCTTTCGGTGCTCGGCGATGTGTACAAAACCGAGGTGTACGAACTGGCGCACTACATCAATAAAGATGGGGAAGTGATCCCCGAAAACTCTATCACCAAGCCACCTTCAGCCGAATTGCGCCCCGACCAAAAAGACAGCGATAGTCTTCCGGACTACGATATTCTCGATGCCGTGTTGTACAATTACATCGAACGCCATCAGGGGCCAAAAGAATTGATTGAAATGGGTTTTGACGATGCCCTGGTACGCCGGGTATTGCGCCTGGTCAACATCAACGAATTCAAACGCCACCAGACAGCACCAGTATTGCGGGTATCCGCCAAGGCATTTGGAATGGGACGGCGGATGCCGATTGTGGGGAAATATCTTTCGTAG
- a CDS encoding NIPSNAP family protein, with the protein MGMVYTLFFCISSLFTVGEKTISEKLPRYYEIQIHYAEPGRLKYLQNRYRRFAVPLYRKHNVQVEGFWSPVDPNDERIVCILSYYNQAAWLRATKDFLRDPKWKKGIEESESVGRLEAKTERHFLSPTDFSKERFANSGVKGRVFELRTYNATPGKLPNLLARFRNHTCKLFEKYGMTNLWYWTVVDAYPAQETLIYILSHPSQEAGLKAFTDFRNDPEWIKVRKESEDKAGGSLTVKVESLYLKALDFSPMK; encoded by the coding sequence ATGGGAATGGTTTACACCTTATTCTTTTGTATTTCCAGCCTTTTTACGGTAGGTGAAAAAACGATCAGCGAAAAATTACCCCGCTACTACGAAATCCAAATTCACTACGCCGAGCCAGGGCGACTCAAGTATTTGCAGAATCGCTACCGCCGTTTTGCTGTACCACTCTACCGCAAGCACAATGTCCAAGTTGAAGGTTTTTGGTCACCAGTAGACCCCAATGATGAGCGCATTGTCTGCATTTTGTCCTATTACAACCAGGCAGCCTGGTTGCGCGCCACTAAAGATTTTTTGCGCGATCCAAAATGGAAAAAAGGCATTGAAGAATCCGAATCGGTAGGCAGACTGGAAGCCAAAACTGAAAGGCATTTCTTAAGTCCCACTGATTTCTCAAAAGAAAGATTTGCCAATTCTGGCGTTAAAGGTCGGGTTTTTGAGCTGCGCACGTACAATGCCACGCCCGGCAAATTGCCCAACCTTCTGGCACGCTTCCGCAATCATACCTGCAAACTTTTTGAAAAGTACGGCATGACCAACCTCTGGTACTGGACGGTTGTAGATGCCTACCCCGCTCAAGAAACACTCATTTATATCCTCTCCCATCCCAGTCAGGAAGCAGGTTTAAAAGCTTTCACCGATTTTCGCAACGATCCTGAATGGATCAAAGTGCGCAAAGAATCAGAAGACAAAGCCGGAGGCTCGCTCACCGTCAAGGTGGAGTCTTTGTATTTGAAAGCGCTGGATTTTTCGCCGATGAAATAG
- a CDS encoding DapH/DapD/GlmU-related protein, with amino-acid sequence MMHPLSTRLFDFSHTLAAPLLERVHYPWEVLPKIAAYIQELARQLPADFEEIAPQVWVGQGTYIEKTALIIGPAIIGRNCQIRHSAFIRDQVIMGDQVVVGNSSEVKNAILFDDVQIPHFNYVGDSILGHRAHLGAGAILSNFKSTHDEINVYLDEKKMGTGLKKFGALIGDRVEIGSNAVLFPGTIVGRDAVIYPLCPVRGYVAEGSILKNDGSIFPRK; translated from the coding sequence ATGATGCATCCATTAAGTACCCGGCTTTTTGATTTCAGCCATACCCTGGCCGCGCCGCTCTTGGAACGGGTGCATTATCCCTGGGAGGTACTCCCCAAAATAGCAGCATACATCCAGGAGTTGGCGCGACAGCTGCCCGCCGACTTTGAGGAAATTGCCCCGCAAGTTTGGGTAGGGCAGGGCACTTACATCGAAAAAACCGCCTTGATCATTGGGCCAGCCATCATTGGGCGCAATTGTCAAATTCGTCATTCGGCTTTCATCCGTGATCAAGTCATCATGGGTGACCAGGTAGTGGTAGGCAATTCAAGCGAAGTAAAAAATGCCATTCTTTTTGACGACGTACAAATCCCCCATTTCAATTACGTGGGAGATTCTATCCTGGGGCATCGCGCCCATTTGGGGGCAGGCGCGATTTTGTCCAACTTCAAATCTACCCACGACGAAATCAATGTCTATTTGGATGAAAAAAAAATGGGGACCGGCTTGAAGAAATTTGGTGCGTTGATCGGCGATCGGGTGGAAATTGGCAGCAATGCGGTGTTGTTTCCGGGAACAATTGTGGGGCGAGATGCGGTGATTTATCCCTTGTGCCCGGTGCGTGGATATGTGGCGGAAGGGAGTATTTTGAAAAATGATGGGAGTATTTTTCCCAGGAAATGA
- a CDS encoding Nramp family divalent metal transporter: MSKRITFSQGFSSLLLWSVLSAAFIGPGTVTTCSQAGAAYRLQLLWALSFSTIAAIILQETAARMTIASGKNLGQIIAIKYGGVQGRNIKLALFIAVAFGCAAYQTGNLLGAISGVLLFLPDLSRVWITLVLALGCAALLWINNFQVLSRALSILVAVMGVAFIYVAIQVPAGLGEWAQNLVLPSFPEGSGLLIIGLIGTTIVPYNLFLGSSIGHGQSLAEMRWGIVLAVGIGGIISIAILAAGILITGAYSYEALSAALEAKLGILGIVLFGTGLFAAGFSSAITAPLAAAVTAQSLFSSESKADWSAHSRNFRLVWGAVLITGTLFGSLGIRPIPAIVVAQAINGVLLPLVTIALLFAANDKKLLGAAYANGFWSNFFTLIIVGVTCFLGLNNIWSAINKVGLFLPNNAIVPIWVMGVLTAITILGLAWRFLIKNNRE; encoded by the coding sequence ATGTCCAAACGCATCACCTTCAGCCAAGGCTTTTCTTCCCTCTTGTTGTGGTCGGTACTCTCCGCCGCCTTCATTGGGCCGGGAACGGTCACGACTTGTTCGCAAGCCGGGGCAGCTTACCGATTGCAATTGTTGTGGGCCCTGAGTTTTTCCACCATTGCGGCGATCATTTTGCAAGAAACAGCTGCCCGGATGACCATTGCTTCGGGTAAAAACCTGGGGCAAATCATTGCCATCAAGTACGGTGGAGTGCAGGGGCGCAACATCAAGCTGGCCTTGTTCATTGCGGTCGCCTTTGGGTGTGCGGCTTACCAAACGGGAAATTTACTGGGAGCCATTTCCGGCGTATTGCTGTTTTTGCCAGACCTGTCTCGCGTGTGGATTACCCTGGTTTTGGCCCTGGGATGTGCAGCTTTGCTCTGGATCAATAATTTTCAGGTTTTATCCCGGGCGCTGAGCATTTTGGTGGCCGTGATGGGGGTGGCCTTTATATATGTGGCGATTCAGGTACCTGCGGGTTTGGGCGAATGGGCACAAAACCTGGTTTTGCCCAGCTTCCCGGAAGGTTCTGGGTTATTGATCATCGGATTGATTGGTACGACGATTGTGCCTTATAACCTCTTTTTGGGTTCCAGTATTGGGCATGGTCAGAGCCTGGCCGAAATGCGCTGGGGCATTGTGCTTGCCGTAGGCATTGGCGGCATCATTTCCATTGCCATTTTGGCTGCTGGAATCTTGATCACGGGCGCTTATTCTTATGAGGCATTGTCAGCCGCGCTGGAGGCCAAACTTGGCATTCTGGGTATTGTGCTATTTGGCACCGGGCTTTTTGCGGCTGGCTTCAGTTCGGCCATTACTGCTCCATTGGCCGCAGCCGTCACTGCACAAAGTTTATTCAGCAGTGAAAGTAAAGCGGACTGGTCGGCGCATTCACGGAATTTTCGTTTGGTTTGGGGTGCCGTTTTAATTACAGGTACTTTGTTTGGTAGCCTGGGCATTCGTCCCATTCCCGCCATCGTGGTGGCCCAAGCCATCAACGGCGTATTGCTACCCCTGGTGACCATTGCCCTGCTTTTTGCTGCCAACGACAAAAAACTGCTAGGCGCGGCCTATGCCAATGGGTTTTGGTCCAATTTTTTTACCCTTATCATCGTGGGCGTTACCTGCTTCCTCGGGTTGAACAACATCTGGAGCGCGATCAATAAGGTAGGGCTTTTTTTGCCAAATAACGCCATTGTGCCAATTTGGGTGATGGGCGTGCTTACTGCGATAACCATACTGGGATTAGCTTGGCGTTTTTTGATCAAAAACAATCGGGAATGA
- a CDS encoding glycosyltransferase family 2 protein: MSTVKLSVVVCVYNEAENIKPQIERIAQALEAYEYEMVFVDDGSKDNTLKELYSVEHPRLRVVELKKNYGQSLALMAGIDYAQGEYIATMDGDLQNDPSDLPRMLKIAEEEGFDMVAGNRANRKDGMVLRKIPSRIANYIIRSLTDVHLKDYGCALKVLKADLAKDLGLYGELHRFVPVLAHLEGARITQVDVKHHARQFGTSKYGLSRTFKVISDLLLMLFFKKYMQKPMHLFGNAGIFLFIGGMLINFYLLVVKLMGYDIWGRPILILGMMMLFGGIQFITIGIVVEIQMRTYFESQRKKPYKVRRVQGFEGL; encoded by the coding sequence ATGTCAACAGTCAAACTTTCGGTAGTCGTTTGTGTCTACAACGAAGCAGAAAACATCAAACCGCAAATTGAGCGCATCGCCCAAGCTTTGGAGGCTTACGAATATGAAATGGTATTCGTGGATGATGGTTCCAAAGACAACACGCTCAAAGAATTGTACAGCGTGGAGCATCCGCGCCTCCGGGTGGTAGAACTCAAAAAGAACTACGGCCAAAGCCTCGCGCTAATGGCGGGAATCGATTACGCCCAGGGGGAGTACATTGCCACCATGGACGGCGACTTGCAAAACGACCCAAGCGACCTCCCGCGTATGCTCAAAATTGCCGAAGAAGAGGGGTTTGACATGGTGGCGGGCAACCGCGCTAACCGCAAAGATGGCATGGTGCTGCGCAAAATTCCCAGCCGCATTGCCAATTACATCATCCGCAGTTTGACCGATGTCCACCTCAAGGACTATGGCTGCGCACTCAAAGTACTCAAAGCCGATTTGGCCAAAGACCTGGGCCTGTACGGGGAACTGCACCGCTTTGTACCCGTCCTGGCTCACCTCGAAGGTGCCCGCATCACCCAGGTGGACGTGAAACACCACGCCCGTCAATTTGGTACATCCAAATACGGACTGAGCCGCACATTTAAAGTCATTAGCGACTTGTTGTTGATGCTTTTTTTCAAAAAATACATGCAAAAGCCCATGCACTTGTTTGGCAACGCCGGGATATTCCTGTTTATAGGTGGCATGCTGATCAATTTTTATCTCCTGGTGGTCAAACTCATGGGGTATGACATTTGGGGCCGCCCCATTCTCATCCTGGGTATGATGATGCTTTTTGGCGGCATTCAATTTATTACCATCGGAATTGTCGTAGAAATCCAAATGCGGACGTATTTTGAGTCGCAGCGGAAAAAACCTTACAAAGTGCGGAGGGTTCAAGGGTTCGAAGGTTTGTGA
- a CDS encoding ArnT family glycosyltransferase, producing MKDQQRNTLLYILSIILLFPALLINLGLMTFIDDEGIRTLVALEMKLSGNYITPTLHGDFYYNKPPLYNWILLFYFHLLGQINEFTARIPTLLSLCGFAATVFYFFRKHYGSYTAFVLALSLITCGRVLFWDSLLALIDITFSWLVFVQFMVIYHHFQRLNWWLLFALSYLCTGLGFMLKGLPAIVFQGFTLLAYFIYQKEFRRLFSWQHILGGLVFVAIVGAYYLVYVQYNGLDTVFQTLFTESSKRTAVQFGWWKTFLHLFTFPLEMVYHFLPWSIMVVYLLRKDIWRVLQADPFMAFCTVCFMANILVYWSSVEVYPRYLLMFCPLLFGIFLQLHQGDGEQSRWSSKLVNGFLALVCVLLLLGSVLPLFLPQTQNAPYLYVKTGFLFLFSLGLNALYWQWKPQRLLIMAMLLLLGRIGFNWFVLPDRNANDYGNECRISSIEVGQRFRDQNLYVYKKTPMQWTNSIYLTNTRGKIIPIKKTDLDTSALYIVDPKMYTVIVDSISELKVRHGKRHFIIGKVQR from the coding sequence ATGAAAGACCAACAACGCAATACCCTACTGTACATCCTGAGCATTATCCTCTTGTTTCCTGCCCTGCTGATCAATTTGGGACTAATGACCTTCATCGACGACGAGGGCATTCGTACCTTGGTGGCTTTGGAAATGAAACTTTCCGGGAACTACATCACCCCCACCTTACACGGCGATTTTTACTACAACAAACCACCTTTGTACAACTGGATCCTGCTGTTCTACTTCCATCTGCTGGGGCAAATTAACGAATTTACGGCGCGCATTCCAACCTTGCTGAGTTTGTGCGGGTTTGCTGCTACGGTTTTTTATTTTTTCCGCAAACATTATGGCAGCTATACCGCTTTTGTACTGGCACTCAGCCTGATTACTTGTGGCCGGGTCTTGTTTTGGGATTCGCTGTTGGCGCTGATCGACATAACGTTTTCCTGGCTGGTTTTTGTGCAGTTCATGGTCATCTATCATCATTTTCAGCGCCTCAATTGGTGGTTATTATTTGCGCTCTCCTACCTTTGCACGGGTTTGGGCTTTATGCTAAAAGGGCTTCCGGCCATTGTTTTTCAAGGGTTCACGCTCCTGGCGTATTTCATTTACCAAAAAGAATTCCGCCGCCTTTTTTCCTGGCAACACATCCTCGGCGGGCTGGTTTTTGTGGCCATAGTCGGAGCGTATTACCTGGTTTACGTGCAGTACAATGGTTTGGATACCGTTTTTCAGACCCTGTTTACTGAATCTTCCAAACGTACTGCGGTGCAATTCGGTTGGTGGAAAACCTTTTTGCACTTGTTTACTTTCCCGCTGGAAATGGTCTACCATTTTTTACCCTGGTCAATCATGGTGGTGTATTTGCTGCGCAAAGACATTTGGCGCGTACTGCAAGCCGATCCCTTTATGGCTTTTTGTACAGTATGTTTTATGGCCAATATTTTGGTGTATTGGTCATCGGTAGAGGTTTATCCGCGTTATTTATTGATGTTTTGCCCCTTGTTGTTCGGGATTTTTCTACAGCTGCACCAAGGGGATGGGGAACAAAGCAGATGGTCAAGCAAGTTGGTCAACGGATTTTTAGCGCTGGTTTGTGTCCTGCTGTTGTTGGGCAGTGTCTTACCCCTGTTTTTGCCCCAAACCCAAAACGCTCCTTATTTGTATGTAAAAACGGGCTTTTTATTCTTGTTCAGTTTGGGACTAAATGCCCTGTATTGGCAATGGAAGCCCCAACGTTTGTTGATAATGGCCATGCTGTTGTTGCTTGGTCGGATTGGTTTCAACTGGTTTGTCCTGCCCGACCGCAACGCCAACGACTATGGCAACGAATGCCGTATCTCGTCGATTGAAGTCGGGCAACGCTTCCGGGATCAAAATTTGTACGTTTACAAAAAGACCCCGATGCAGTGGACCAACTCCATTTATCTGACCAATACCCGTGGTAAAATCATCCCCATCAAAAAAACAGATCTTGATACCAGTGCACTATACATCGTTGATCCTAAAATGTACACTGTTATTGTGGATTCCATTTCGGAACTCAAAGTACGGCATGGAAAGCGCCATTTTATCATTGGGAAGGTTCAACGCTGA
- a CDS encoding M15 family metallopeptidase: MRILYPALATILSCTMASVSILSAQTTNPDANWVDMRSLVPDLVLDIRYATTNNFMEEKIYECGECYLRKEVADAIARVHRRIKAQGYGGLKMYDCYRPHSAQWKLWKKVPNTQYVADPRKGSMHNRGSAVDLTVVDKNGKELDMGTGYDVFDKKAYIDYIGHPANINNNRKLLQTAMIAEGFRTTRTEWWHFSYTLKSYPISDYLWKCK; this comes from the coding sequence ATGAGGATTCTATATCCGGCACTTGCCACGATTTTATCTTGTACTATGGCGTCAGTATCAATACTTTCGGCACAAACCACGAACCCCGACGCCAATTGGGTGGATATGCGCAGCCTGGTGCCCGACCTCGTTCTTGACATCCGCTACGCCACGACCAACAATTTTATGGAGGAAAAAATCTACGAATGTGGGGAATGTTACCTGCGTAAAGAAGTGGCGGATGCCATCGCCCGGGTACATCGGCGCATCAAGGCACAGGGCTATGGGGGTCTAAAGATGTACGATTGTTACCGTCCCCATTCCGCACAATGGAAATTGTGGAAAAAAGTACCCAACACTCAATACGTAGCCGATCCCCGCAAAGGTTCCATGCACAACCGTGGCTCGGCAGTAGACCTGACTGTAGTGGACAAGAACGGCAAAGAACTGGACATGGGCACGGGGTACGATGTTTTTGACAAAAAAGCCTACATCGACTACATCGGCCATCCGGCAAACATCAACAACAACCGCAAACTATTACAAACGGCCATGATTGCCGAAGGCTTCCGCACCACGCGTACGGAGTGGTGGCATTTTTCGTACACCCTGAAATCGTACCCGATTTCGGATTATTTGTGGAAATGCAAGTGA
- a CDS encoding four helix bundle protein, producing MDFDQLKNRFKQFAIKVILFSRELPNSAEYKVIQGQIIRSATSTGANYRAACRGKSGANFINKMKIVEEEMDETMYWLEILVSLLPASKDQITPIWKEANELLAITVASIKTARSKK from the coding sequence ATGGATTTCGATCAACTCAAAAATCGCTTCAAACAGTTCGCAATTAAAGTAATCTTGTTTTCTAGGGAATTGCCAAATAGCGCGGAATATAAAGTCATTCAAGGACAGATCATCAGATCTGCAACCTCAACAGGTGCCAACTATCGGGCGGCGTGCAGAGGCAAATCCGGTGCCAATTTCATAAACAAAATGAAGATCGTAGAAGAAGAAATGGACGAGACAATGTATTGGCTAGAAATCCTGGTCAGTTTACTCCCTGCATCTAAAGACCAAATTACTCCGATTTGGAAAGAAGCAAATGAACTACTGGCGATAACGGTTGCATCGATAAAAACGGCGCGTAGTAAAAAATGA
- a CDS encoding AAA family ATPase produces MEYKSDVEAVDAMAQSYKDLKKEIGKVIVGQDDVVRAVIIALFSNGHSLLVGVPGLAKTLLVSTIAEVLDLDFKRIQFTPDLMPSDITGSEILDEDRHFKFNRGPLFSNIVLADEINRTPPKTQAALLEAMQERSVTVSGTRHELPKPFFVLATQNPIEQEGTYPLPEAQLDRFMFNITLDYPSYEEELDVVRGTTMVQEIKLNHILTGAQILGFQQLIRKIPIADNVLRYAVSLATKTRPKTPMATDMVNNYISWGAGPRASQYLVLGAKCHAAISGKYSPDIEDIQTIANYVLRHRIVRNYKAEAEGISEEDIIKSLF; encoded by the coding sequence ATGGAATATAAATCCGACGTTGAAGCCGTTGACGCAATGGCACAATCTTATAAGGATCTGAAGAAGGAGATTGGAAAAGTAATTGTAGGGCAAGACGACGTGGTAAGAGCCGTCATCATCGCACTGTTTAGTAATGGACACAGTTTGCTGGTTGGGGTGCCTGGATTGGCCAAAACCCTGTTGGTAAGCACCATCGCCGAAGTACTTGACCTTGACTTTAAGCGCATCCAATTTACCCCAGACTTGATGCCTTCGGACATCACGGGTTCAGAAATTTTGGACGAAGACCGCCACTTCAAGTTCAACCGTGGCCCCCTGTTCTCCAATATCGTACTGGCTGACGAAATCAACCGTACCCCGCCCAAAACGCAAGCCGCGCTTTTGGAAGCCATGCAAGAAAGATCGGTCACTGTCAGTGGTACCCGGCATGAATTGCCGAAGCCTTTCTTTGTATTGGCCACCCAAAACCCCATCGAGCAAGAAGGTACTTACCCATTGCCCGAAGCCCAGCTCGACCGTTTTATGTTCAACATCACGCTGGATTACCCTTCTTATGAGGAGGAACTGGATGTGGTACGTGGCACCACCATGGTACAAGAAATCAAATTGAACCACATCCTGACCGGCGCGCAAATCCTGGGCTTTCAACAATTGATCCGCAAGATCCCCATTGCTGACAACGTGTTGCGGTATGCTGTTTCACTGGCGACCAAAACCCGTCCCAAAACACCCATGGCCACGGATATGGTGAACAATTACATCTCCTGGGGAGCAGGGCCACGCGCCTCTCAGTACCTGGTACTGGGTGCCAAATGCCACGCGGCCATCAGTGGCAAGTATTCTCCAGATATTGAAGATATACAAACCATCGCCAACTACGTGCTGCGCCACCGGATTGTACGCAACTACAAAGCGGAAGCCGAGGGCATCTCCGAAGAGGACATCATCAAAAGTTTATTCTGA